The following coding sequences lie in one Candoia aspera isolate rCanAsp1 chromosome 11, rCanAsp1.hap2, whole genome shotgun sequence genomic window:
- the LOC134504076 gene encoding cytochrome P450 2F2-like: MALFSWLVALCLLLLLSFWKSQRPKGFPPGPWRLPLIGNVLQFSMGKPLKDLDQLAKKYGPVFSLYVGNKPVVFTHGFPSAKEVLVTKGTEFAGRTNVYIMDVITKKKGIFSLPYGEVWKEQRRFSVMLFRNFGVGKNLMEEKILEEATYLIQAFTENMSVPFDPYEFLDSAVINILSTIIFGKRFEYNSSFLRTLLDLIHQNIKLPAGPWAMLYNAVPLVRGLPLPHQRILTNASKIFALLEKEVEEHKATLIPGEPRDFTDAYLEEIQKVDFLVFCSDFTLLLIQYFTE; encoded by the exons CTTTTCAGCTGGCTGGTTGCtctttgcctcctcctcctcctctctttctggAAGAGCCAACGTCCCAAAGGGTTCCCTCCCGGACCTTGGCGCCTGCCCCTGATCGGGAATGTGCTTCAGTTCAGTATGGGGAAACCTTTGAAGGACCTGGATCAG TTAGCAAAAAAATATGGTCCTGTCTTCTCTCTTTATGTTGGAAACAAACCTGTAGTCTTTACTCACGGATTTCCTTCAGCAAAAGAGGTCCTCGTGACAAAAGGCACAGAATTTGCTGGGAGAACAAATGTTTATATTATGGACGTGATCACTAAGAAAAAAG GCATATTCTCACTACCTTACGGTGAAGTGTGGAAGGAGCAAAGGAGGTTTTCAGTGATGCTTTTCAGAAACTTTGGAGTGGGCAAAAATTTGATGGAAGAAAAGATCTTGGAGGAGGCGACTTATTTGATTCAGGCATTTACTGAAAACATGA GTGTGCCTTTTGATCCTTATGAGTTCCTTGACAGTGCGGTCATCAACATACTTTCTACCATAATATTTGGGAAACGTTTTGAATACAACAGCAGCTTCTTAAGAACCCTGCTGGACCTGATACATCAAAATATCAAACTGCCAGCAGGACCCTGGGCCATG CTTTACAATGCCGTGCCCTTAGTGAGAGGGCTTCCCCTGCCCCACCAGAGAATACTAACGAATGCCAGTAAGATCTTTGCTTTGCTTGAAAAAGAAGTGGAGGAACACAAGGCAACCTTGATTCCTGGAGAACCACGGGATTTCACTGATGCGTATTTAGAAGAAATACAGAAGGTAGATTTCTTAGTCTTTTGTTCTGATTTTACACTgttat TGATACAGTATTTTACAGAATGA